A single Ziziphus jujuba cultivar Dongzao chromosome 11, ASM3175591v1 DNA region contains:
- the LOC107431715 gene encoding dnaJ homolog subfamily C GRV2 isoform X1 — MDSSNPSANPSTAPVEEPEYLARYLVVKHSWRGRYKRILCISNVSIITLDPTTLAVTNSYDVASDFEAATPIIGRDENSNEFNLSVRTDGRGKYKAIKFSSRYRASILTELHRIRWNRLGAVAEFPVLHLRRRNSEWVSFKLKVTYVGVELIDLKSGDLRWCLDFRDMDSPAIIFLSDAYGKKNIEHGGFVLCPLYGRKTKAFQAAAGTTNSAIIASLTKTAKSTVGVSIAVDSTQSITASEYIKRRAREAVGAEETPFGGWLVTRLRSAAHGTLNVSGLSLSVGPKGGLGEHGDAVSRQLILTKISLVERRPENYEAVIVRPLSAVSSLVRFAEEPQMFAIEFNDGCPIHVYSSTSRDSLLAAVRDLLQIEGQCAVPVLPRLTMPGHRIDPPCGRVHLQFGKQYLGADMESSSMHLKHLAAAAKDAVAEGGSVPGSRAKLWRRIREFNACIPYTGLPPNIEVPEVTLMALITMLPSTPNLPPETPPLPPPSPKAAATVMGFIACLRRLLASRSAASHVMSFPAAVGRIMGLLRNGSEGVAAEAAGLVAALIGGGPGDTSLLTDSKGEQHATIMHTKSVLFAQQGYVIILVNRLKPMSISPLLSMAVVEVLEAMICDPHGETTQYTVFVELLRQVAGLKRRLFALFGHPAESVRETVAVIMRTIAEEDAIAAESMRDAALRDGALLRHLLHAFYLPAGERREVSRQLVALWADSYQPALDLLSRVLPPGLVAYLHTRFDGVQSEEANQEGSLTSRRQRRLLQQRKGRAGRGITSQDHSLTSVNNYEIGDPAKQTTSTAFKGLDNYQKPVPDPSFGQTSTIQSPVAQAGENLTGEMPSSGVFQNEHPDGSPTSNPNEGLEPNISNSADSDANVIGFQNTGLPAPAQVVVENTPVGSGRLLCNWPEFWRAFSLDHNRADLIWNERTRQELREALKAEVHKLDVEKERTEDIVPGGALVEAMAGQESVAQISWNYSEFCVRYPSLSKEVCVGQYYLRLLLESGSGGRAQDFPLRDPVAFFRALYHRFLCDADIGLTVDGAVPDEMGASDDWCDMGRLDGFGGGGGSSVRELCARAMTIVYEQHYKVIGPFEGAAHITVLLDRTDDRALRHRLLLLLKALMRVLSNVEACVLVGGCVLAVDLLTVVHEASERTAIPLQSNLIAASAFMEPLKEWMFVDKDGAQVGPVEKDAIRRFWSKKAIDWTTRCWASGMLDWKRLRDIRELRWALAVRVPVLTPTQVGEAALSILHSMVSAHSDLDDAGEIVTPTPRVKWILSSPRCLPHIAQAMLSGEPSVVEAAAALLKAVVTRNPKAMVRLYSTGAFYFALAYPGSNLLSIAQLFSVTHVHQAFHGGEEAAVSSSLPLAKRSVLGGLLPESLLYVLERSGPAAFAAAMVSDSDTPEIIWTHKMRAENLICQVLQHLGDFPQKLSQHCHSLYDYAPMPPVTYPELRDEMWCHRYYLRNLCDEIRFPNWPIVEHVEFLQSLLVMWREELTRRPMDLSEEEACKILEISLEDVSSDDANKKPSSDMGEDILSITKQIENIDEEKLKRQYRKLAMRYHPDKNPEGREKFLAVQKAYERLQATMQGLQGPQPWRLLLLLKGQCILYRRYGNILEPFKYAGYPMLLNAVTVDKDDNNFLSSDRAPLLVAASELIWLTCASSSLNGEELVRDGGVQLIATLLSRCMCVVQPTTPANEPSAIIVTNVMRTLAVLSQFESARAEMLEYSGLVDDIVHCTELELVPAAVDAALQTIAHVSVSSELQNALLKAGVLWYLLPLLLQYDSTAGESDTTESHGVGASVQIAKNMHALRASQALSRLSGLCSDGSSTPFNQAAADALRALLTPKLASMLKDQVPKDLLSRLNTNLESPEIIWNSSTRAELMKFVDQQRASQGPDGSYDLNDSQVFVYEALSKELYVGNVYLRVYNDQPDFEISEPETFCVALIEFISYLVHTQFAGDSDVQNKPNLNFSSPESSEHPDDRASASVNEEHTDDSLAASDGQLSDKEESKLIKNLKFALTSLQNLLTCNPNLASIFCTKDKLLPLFECFSVPAASESNIPQLCLGVLSLLTTHAACLEAMVADGSSLLLLLQMLHSSPSCREGALHVLYALASTAELAWAAAKHGGVVYILELLLPLQEEIPLQQRAAAASLLGKLVGQPMHGPRVAITLARFLPDGLVSVIRDGPGEAVIAALEQTTETPELVWTPAMATSLSAQIATMAADLYREQMKGRVVDWDVPEQASGQQDMRDEPQVGGIYVRLFLKDPKFPLRNPKRFLEGLLDQYLSSIAATHYDIQSIDPELPLLLSAALVSLLRVHPALADHVGYLGYVPKLVAAVAYEGRRETMATGEVNNGTYTDRTYESEDGSTQPAQTPQERVRLSCLRVLHQLAASTTCAEAMAATSFGTPQVVPLLMKAIGWQGGSILALETLKRVVVAGNRARDALVAQGLKVGLVEVLLGLLDWRAGGRNGLCSQMKWNESEASIGRVLAIEVLHAFATEGAHCTKVRDILDASEVWSAYKDQKHDLFLPSSAQSAAAGVAGLIENSSSRLTYALTAPPPQPSPSRSAAFTVSDSNGRPDRLS; from the exons atggACAGCTCTAATCCCTCTGCTAATCCTTCCACTGCACCTGTTGAAGAGCCCGAGTACTTGGCTCGGTACTTGGTGGTCAAGCACTCATGGCGAGGCCGCTATAAGCGAATTCTCTGCATATCCAATGTCTCCATTATCACCTTAGACCCCACAACCCTCGCCGTAACCAATTCATACGACGTGGCCAGCGATTTCGAAGCAGCCACGCCGATAATCGGGAGGGACGAGAACTCCAATGAGTTCAATTTGAGTGTCCGTACTGATGGCCGAGGCAAATACAAGGCGATCAAATTCTCGTCGAGGTATAGAGCCAGTATATTGACGGAGTTGCATAGAATTAGATGGAATAGGTTGGGCGCGGTGGCTGAGTTTCCGGTGCTTCATCTACGGCGACGGAACTCGGAGTGGGTCTCATTT AAATTAAAAGTTACTTATGTGGGGGTTGAGCTTATTGACCTGAAGTCTGGAGACCTTCGGTGGTGCTTGGATTTCAGAGATATGGATTCCCCTGCCATCATTTTCCTTTCTGATGCTTATGGGAAGAAAAACATCGAACATGGAGGTTTTGTTCTTTGCCCTCTATATGGAAGGAAAACTAAAGCTTTTCAAGCTGCTGCCGGCACCACAAATTCTGCCATTATTGCAAGTTTG ACTAAAACGGCAAAGTCCACAGTCGGGGTGTCAATAGCTGTGGACAGTACTCAATCTATCACGGCATcagaatatataaaaagaaggG CAAGAGAAGCAGTTGGAGCCGAAGAAACCCCATTTGGGGGCTGGTTAGTGACAAGGTTGAGGTCTGCTGCTCATGGAACTCTAAATGTCTCAGGGCTGAGTTTGAGCGTAGGCCCAAAAGGTGGACTTGGGGAGCATGGTGATGCTGTATCTCGTCAACTTATTCTTACAAAAATCTCACTTGTAGAAAGGCGTCCAGAAAACTATGAA GCTGTTATTGTTCGACCTTTATCTGCAGTAAGCTCTCTTGTTCGATTTGCTGAGGAGCCCCAGATGTTTGCAATTGAATTCAATGATGGATGCCCAATCCAT GTTTATTCAAGCACATCTCGTGATAGCTTACTCGCAGCGGTTCGGGATTTGTTGCAAATTGAA GGTCAGTGTGCTGTACCAGTGTTACCTCGATTGACAATGCCTGGTCATCGTATTGATCCACCTTGTGGGAGAGTTCATTTACAATTTGGAAAACAATACCTTGGTGCTGATATGGAGAGTTCATCCATGCATTTAAAACACTTAGCTGCAGCTGCTAAAGATGCAGTTGCTGAAGGTGGTTCTGTCCCTGGGTCAAGAGCTAAACTGTGGCGTCGAATTAGGGAGTTTAATGCATGTATACCATATACTGGTCTTCCTCCTAATATTGAAGTACCTGAGGTGACTTTGATGGCCTTAATAACGATGCTACCATCTACACCAAATCTTCCTCCAGAGACCCCCCCATTGCCACCCCCTTCTCCTAAAGCAGCTGCAACTGTGATGGGTTTCATTGCATGTTTACGTAGATTACTGGCTTCAAGAAGTGCAGCTTCACATGTAATGTCTTTTCCTGCTGCTGTGGGAAGAATAATGGGTTTACTCAGAAATGGTTCAGAGGGTGTGGCAGCTGAAGCTGCTGGGCTTGTTGCAGCACTTATCGGTGGTGGTCCTGGTGATACAAGTTTGCTAACAGACTCCAAGGGAGAGCAGCATGCTACCATTATGCACACAAAGTCAGTGTTGTTTGCTCAACAGGGTTATGTAATAATTCTTGTCAACAGACTAAAGCCGATGTCTATATCTCCTCTATTATCAATGGCTGTTGTTGAAGTTCTTGAGGCGATGATATGTGACCCACACGGTGAAACAACTCAATACACAGTTTTTGTGGAATTGTTACGCCAAGTAGCTGGTTTGAAGCGTCGCTTGTTTGCATTGTTTGGACATCCTGCTGAAAGTGTAAGGGAAACAGTAGCAGTCATCATGCGCACAATTGCAGAAGAAGATGCTATTGCAGCAGAATCTATGCGTGATGCTGCATTACGCGATGGTGCTTTGCTGAGGCATTTATTGCATGCATTTTATCTTCCTGCTGGTGAGCGACGTGAAGTTAGTAGACAGCTTGTTGCTCTTTGGGCAGATTCTTATCAACCAGCTCTGGATCTACTATCTAGAGTTCTTCCTCCTGGGCTTGTTGCTTATTTGCACACACGTTTTGATGGTGTCCAATCAGAAGAAGCTAACCAAGAGGGATCCTTGACTAGTAGAAGACAGCGACGGTTGCTCCAGCAGAGAAAAGGTCGAGCAGGGAGAGGAATAACATCTCAAGATCACTCCTTAACTTCtgtaaataattatgaaattggtGATCCAGCCAAGCAGACAACTTCCACTGCTTTCAAAGGTTTGGATAACTATCAAAAACCGGTTCCAGATCCAAGCTTCGGTCAGACATCAACAATCCAATCTCCTGTTGCTCAAGCTGGTGAAAATTTGACTGGAGAAATGCCTTCTTCTGGGGTTTTTCAAAACGAACATCCAGATGGTTCTCCAACTTCTAATCCAAATGAAGGATTGGAAccaaatatttcaaattcagCTGATTCTGATGCCAATGTTATTGGTTTCCAGAATACAGGCCTCCCAGCTCCTGCTCAGGTTGTTGTGGAGAACACCCCAGTTGGGTCTGGCAGGCTACTTTGTAATTGGCCTGAATTTTGGCGAGCTTTCAGCCTTGACCATAATCGTGCAGATTTAATATGGAATGAGCGTACAAGGCAAGAATTGAGGGAGGCCTTGAAGGCTGAGGTTCATAAACTAGATGTTGAGAAGGAGCGAACTGAGGATATTGTTCCTGGTGGTGCTTTGGTAGAGGCTATGGCTGGTCAAGAGAGTGTAGCACAAATATCTTGGAACTATTCTGAGTTCTGTGTTAGGTATCCTAGCCTGTCCAAAGAAGTTTGTGTGGGTCAGTATTATCTACGGTTGCTGCTTGAGAGTGGCAGTGGTGGCAGGGCTCAGGATTTTCCATTGCGCGACCCAGTTGCTTTTTTCAGAGCACTCTATCATCGGTTTTTATGTGATGCAGACATAGGGCTTACTGTAGATGGTGCTGTTCCTGATGAAATGGGTGCATCTGATGATTGGTGTGATATGGGAAGACTAGATGGTtttggaggaggaggaggctCCTCTGTTAGAGAGCTGTGTGCAAGGGCAATGACAATTGTATATGAACAACATTACAAAGTGATAGGGCCTTTCGAGGGTGCTGCTCATATTACTGTTCTCTTGGACAGGACAGATGATAGGGCTTTGAGGCACCGCCTTCTTCTTCTCCTGAAG GCTTTAATGAGAGTTCTGTCAAATGTGGAGGCTTGTGTTTTGGTTGGGGGCTGTGTGTTAGCCGTTGATTTGCTGACAGTGGTACATGAAGCTTCAGAAAGGACTGCTATTCCTTTGCAATCTAATCTGATTGCTGCTAGTGCTTTCATGGAACCACTCAAGGAATGGATGTTTGTTGACAAGGATGGAGCACAGGTTGGACCTGTGGAGAAGGATGCCATAAGAAGATTCTGGTCAAAGAAGGCGATTGATTGGACAACAAGGTGCTGGGCTTCTGGGATGCTGGACTGGAAGAGATTGCGGGATATTCGTGAACTACGTTGGGCACTAGCTGTTCGAGTTCCGGTTCTCACTCCAACTCAG GTAGGAGAGGCAGCATTGTCCATACTACATAGCATGGTATCTGCGCATTCAGATCTAGATGATGCAGGAGAGATAGTCACCCCAACTCCTAGAGTGAAATGGATCTTGTCAAGTCCTCGTTGCCTTCCACACATTGCTCAG GCTATGCTATCTGGGGAACCAAGTGTTGTAGAGGCTGCTGCTGCTCTGCTTAAGGCTGTTGTTACCAGAAATCCCAAGGCCATGGTTCGACTATACAGCACTGGTGCATTTTATTTTGCCCTGGCATATCCTGGATCTAATCTCCTTTCAATTGCCCAACTCTTCTCTGTGACCCACGTCCATCAAGCATTCCATGGTGGTGAAGAGGCTGCAGTATCCTCTTCATTGCCTCTGGCAAAACGCAGTGTATTAGGTGGCCTTCTTCCTGAATCTTTATTGTATGTGCTGGAGCGTAGTGGTCCAGCTGCATTTGCGGCTGCAATGGTTTCTGATTCGGATACTCCAGAGATTATATGGACACACAAAATGCGAGCTGAAAATTTGATTTGTCAG GTCTTGCAGCATCTTGGTGATTTTCCCCAGAAATTATCACAACACTGCCATTCTCTATATGACTATGCTCCAATGCCACCTGTGACATATCCTGAACTAAGAGATGAAATGTGGTGCCACCGGTATTACCTACGGAACTTATGTGATGAGATTCGGTTTCCAAATTGGCCTATTGTTGAGCATGTTGAGTTTTTGCAATCATTACTAGTAATGTGGCGTGAAGAGTTGACAAGAAGACCTATGGATCTTTCTGAAGAAGAAGCTTGCAAAATATTAGAAATATCCTTGGAAGATGTATCAAGTGATGATGCCAATAAGAAGCCGTCTTCGGATATGGGTGAGGACATATTGAGCATAACCAAGCAGATTGAGAACATTGATGAAGAGAAGCTTAAACGTCAATATAGGAAACTTGCCATGAGATACCATCCTGACAAAAATCCTGAAGGAAGGGAGAAGTTTCTTGCTGTACAGAAAGCTTATGAGCGCTTGCAG GCCACCATGCAAGGTTTGCAAGGTCCTCAGCCATGGAGACTGTTGCTTTTGTTGAAAGGACAATGTATCTTGTATAGACGATATGGAAACATACTGGAACCATTTAAATATGCTGGTTATCCCATGTTGCTCAATGCAGTTACAGTGGATAAGGATGACAACAATTTTCTTTCCTCAGATAGAGCACCTCTTCTTGTTGCAGCCTCAGAGCTTATATGGCTGAC GTGCGCATCTTCTTCATTGAATGGTGAAGAGCTTGTGAGGGATGGTGGGGTTCAACTTATTGCAACTCTTCTTTCCCGTTGTATGTGTGTAGTTCAACCAACTACTCCTGCAAATGAACCATCTGCAATAATTGTTACAAATGTGATGCGAACCTTGGCAGTGTTGAGTCAGTTTGAGAGTGCCAGGGCTGAAATGCTTGAATATTCTGGACTAGTTGATGACATTGTGCACTGCACTGAACTTGAGCTTGTACCTGCTGCTGTTGATGCTGCCCTCCAGACTATTGCCCATGTTTCTGTGTCATCTGAATTGCAGAATGCCTTATTAAAGGCGGGGGTTTTATG GTACCTTTTGCCACTGCTGCTTCAATATGATTCAACAGCAGGTGAATCTGATACAACAGAGTCACATGGTGTTGGTGCTAGTgtacaaattgcaaaaaatatGCATGCTTTACGTGCATCCCAGGCCCTATCGAGGCTTAGCGGTTTGTGTAGTGATGGGAGTTCAACACCTTTTAATCAGGCTGCAGCTGATGCCCTCAGAGCTTTGCTGACACCTAAGCTTGCAAGTATGTTAAAAGATCAAGTACCCAAAGACCTGCTGTCCAGACTAAACACAAACTTGGAGTCGCCTGAG ATTATCTGGAACTCTTCAACTCGAGCAGAACTAATGAAGTTTGTAGATCAGCAACGTGCAAGTCAGGGTCCTGATGGTTCATATGATCTGAATGATTCACAAGTTTTTGTTTATGAGGCACTATCAAAAGAACTTTACGTTGGCAATGTTTACTTGAGAGTTTATAATGACCAGCCAGATTTTGAGATCAGTGAACCTGAGACTTTCTGTGTAGCTCTAATTGAGTTTATATCATATCTAGTACACACTCAATTTGCTGGAGATTCTGATGTTCAGAACAAACCTAATCTCAATTTCTCTTCCCCTGAGTCATCTGAGCATCCTGATGACAGAGCTAGCGCTTCAGTTAATGAAGAACACACTGATGATTCTTTGGCAGCATCTGATGGCCAGTTGTCAGACAAGGAAGAATCTAAACTTATTAAGAACCTGAAATTTGCATTGACCTCTCTTCAG AACTTGCTGACTTGCAATCCAAATTTGGCGTCAATATTTTGTACAAAAGACAAGTTGTTACCTCTTTTTGAATGCTTTTCCGTGCCTGCGGCATCAGAAAGCAACATTCCTCAACTTTGCCTGGGTGTGTTGTCACTCTTGACTACTCATGCAGCCTGCTTGGAGGCCATGGTTGCAGATGGATCTAGTCTTCTCCTTCTATTACAAATGCTTCACTCTTCCCCAAGTTGTCGTGAAGGTGCTCTTCATGTACTTTATGCATTGGCAAGCACAGCAGAACTTGCTTGGGCAGCTGCCAAGCATGGTGGAGTAGTCTACATTCTTGAACTTCTATTGCCTTTGCAGG AAGAAATTCCATTACAACAAAGAGCTGCAGCAGCCTCTTTGCTGGGGAAGCTTGTTGGGCAGCCAATGCATGGACCTAGAGTCGCTATAACATTAGCAAGGTTTCTTCCTGATGGCTTGGTATCTGTTATTCGGGATGGTCCTGGTGAGGCTGTTATAGCTGCCCTTGAACAAACCACAGAAACACCAGAACTTGTATGGACACCAGCAATGGCAACTTCTTTATCTGCACAAATTGCAACAATGGCAGCAGATTTATATCGTGAACAGATGAAAGGTCGTGTCGTAGACTGGGATGTACCTGAGCAGGCATCTGGGCAACAGGACATGAGAGATGAGCCACAG GTCGGTGGTATCTATGTTAGGCTATTCTTAAAAGATCCTAAATTTCCTCTTAGAAACCCAAAGAGATTCTTGGAAGGACTACTAGATCAGTATTTATCATCCATTGCTGCCACACATTATGACATTCAATCTATTGACCCTGAACTTCCTTTGCTTCTCTCTGCTGCTTTGGTTTCATTACTGCGAGTGCACCCGGCACTTGCTGATCATGTTGGATATCTTGGATATGTGCCCAAACTTGTGGCTGCTGTAGCTTATGAAGGAAGACGAGAAACAATGGCAACAGGGGAAGTGAATAATGGAACTTACACGGACAGAACATATGAATCTGAAGATGGATCAACACAGCCTGCACAAACCCCACAAGAACGTGTCCGCCTTAGTTGTTTACGTGTCCTACATCAACTTGCAGCAAGTACAACATGTGCTGAAGCTATGGCAGCAACTAGCTTTGGAACACCTCAG GTCGTGCCTCTTCTAATGAAAGCTATAGGATGGCAAGGTGGAAGCATACTAGCTCTTGAGACTCTAAAGCGTGTTGTGGTCGCCGGAAATCGAGCCAGGGATGCACTTGTTGCACAAGGACTCAA GGTTGGTCTTGTGGAAGTACTTCTTGGCCTTCTTGATTGGAGGGCTGGTGGAAGGAATGGTCTTTGCTCTCAGATGAAGTGGAACGAATCTGAAGCATCTATTGGCAGGGTGCTGGCAATTGAG GTTTTGCATGCATTTGCTACAGAAGGAGCCCATTGTACAAAAGTGCGTGACATATTAGATGCTTCTGAG GTATGGAGCGCTTATAAAGACCAGAAACATGATCTTTTCCTTCCTTCAAGTGCTCAATCTGCTGCTGCTGGGGTTGCTGGGCTAATTGAGAATTCTTCATCCAGACTCACTTATGCCCTTACAGCTCCCCCACCACAGCCTTCTCCATCAAGATCCGCTGCTTTCACAGTGTCCGACTCCAATGGAAGACCAGATCGACTTTCATGA